The genomic DNA TTTCACCGGGTCGGTGGGCATCGCCCGCTTCATCGCCGTACGCGACCGGCCGCTGTCCCGCCGGGTACCACCGCCCGGCACCGGAAGCCAGGAGGGATCGCGGTGAACGTCTGGTTCCGGATCGCCGACACGGCCGGTGCCGCCGTGCTCCTCGTCGGGGCGCTGATCTGTCTGCTCGGAGTGATCGGCATGCTGCGGCTGCCGGACGTCCTGTCCCGCAGCCATGCCGCGACCAAGCCGCAGACCCTCGGGATACTGCTCGTGCTGGCCGGGGTGGCGCTGCGG from Streptomyces sp. NBC_00654 includes the following:
- the mnhG gene encoding monovalent cation/H(+) antiporter subunit G, yielding MNVWFRIADTAGAAVLLVGALICLLGVIGMLRLPDVLSRSHAATKPQTLGILLVLAGVALRLRSGMDLATLGLIGFFQMLTGPVAAHLVARSAYRTGQVDHAELLFDELDEQLTEEK